In Rhizophagus irregularis chromosome 30, complete sequence, a genomic segment contains:
- a CDS encoding Nudix hydrolase 21, with protein sequence MSNNPTVTLYPLVNYTFGTKEAQPEEDPSVAARLQRLQNDYETTGMRRTVEGVLVVHEHNHPHVLMLQIANSFFKLPGDYLKPGEDEIEGLKARLDERLAPVVNTYSNNTSSHEDWQIGECLSVWWRPNFETFMYPYTPAHVTKPKEQKKIFLVHLPEKKILSVPKNMKLLAVPLFELYDNAQRYGPQLSAIPHLLSRFNFIYEK encoded by the exons atgtctAATAATCCAACTGTGACTCT ATATCCCTTAG TCAACTACACGTTTGGCACAAAAGAAGCACAACCAGAGGAAGATCCGTCAGTTGCAGCGCGTTTGCAACGGCTACAAAATGATTATGAAACGACCGGTATGCGAAGGACTGTAGAGGGGGTGCTTGTTGTTCACGAACATAATCATCCTCACGTGTTAATGTTGCAAATTGCCAactctttttttaaact GCCCGGTGATTATCTTAAACCAGGAGAAGATGAAATCGAAGGTCTTAAAGCTAGGTTAGATGAGCGGTTGGCTCCAGTTGTTAATACATATAGCAACAATACCTCAAGTCATGAGGACTGGCAAATTGGCGAATGTTTAAGTGTTTGGTGGCGAccaaattttgaaactttcatg TATCCGTATACACCAGCACATGTTACTAAGCcgaaggaacaaaaaaaaatatttttagttcaTCTTCCAGAAAAGA AAATTTTATCTGTCCCGAAAAATATGAAGTTGCTCGCAGTACCtctttttgaattatatgacAATGCGCAGCGTTATGGACCTCAGTTATCCGCAATTCCACATTTGCTGAGTagatttaatttcatttatgaaaaataa
- a CDS encoding Ras- protein Rab-18-B, which translates to MAGIDGYEATLKILLIGNSNVGKSSLLLRFTEDTFLPQDEVAATIGVDFKVQDMMFEGKKYKLTIWDTAGQERFRTLTSSYYRGAQGVILVYDVSNRETFDQLDNWFNELSTYCTNKDVVKMIVGNKVDKEEQRVISRKEAEAYARKSHTLFLECSAKTRYGVKDAFEELVRKILETPSLWQKKPSPSNNVNVTQTESKQDDGCNC; encoded by the exons atggcAGGAATTGACGGTTACGAAGCGACACTCAAGATTCTTCTCATTGGTAACTCGAATGTTGGAAAATCGTCCTTACTTTTGCGTTTTACTGAGGACACATTTTTGCCGCAAGACGAGGTCGCAGCTACAATTg GTGTAGATTTTAAAGTTCAAGACATGATGTTCGagggaaaaaaatataaattaacaatttgg gaTACTGCAGGTCAAGAACGCTTCCGAACGCTAACGTCCTCTTACTATCGTGGTGCTCAAGGCGTCATTCTTG TTTACGATGTGAGCAATCGTGAAACGTTTGATCAGCTTGATAACTGGTTTAATGAATTGAGTACTTATTGTACAAACAAAGACGTTGTCAAAATGATAGTTGGAAATAAAGTTGATAAG gaaGAGCAACGTGTGATTTCACGTAAGGAAGCTGAAGCATACGCACGAAAGTCTCATACTTTGTTTCTAGAGTGCAGTGCCAAAACTAGATATGGAGTCAAGGATGCTTTTGAAGAACTTGTTAGAAAG ATTCTTGAAACACCAAGTTTATGGCAGAAAAAGCCTTCACCTAGCAATAATGTAAATGTAACACAAACGGAAAGTAAACAGGATGACGGATGTAATTGTTAG